The Neisseria subflava genome has a segment encoding these proteins:
- the rsfS gene encoding ribosome silencing factor — protein MNEQELQDLQKMVEVAVNALEDIKAKDISVLETQDKTSLFARMIIASGDSTRQVKALANNVAVDLKEAGFEILSTEGDSGEWTLVDAGDLVVHVMLPAVRDFYDIDTLWGGEKPSFHAGMQKPWHAAD, from the coding sequence ATGAACGAACAAGAATTGCAAGACCTGCAAAAAATGGTCGAAGTGGCCGTAAACGCCCTCGAAGATATTAAAGCCAAAGACATCTCTGTTTTGGAAACCCAAGACAAAACCTCCCTGTTTGCCCGCATGATTATTGCCAGCGGCGACAGCACACGCCAAGTTAAAGCACTGGCGAACAACGTTGCCGTCGATTTGAAAGAAGCCGGTTTCGAAATCCTCAGCACCGAAGGCGACAGCGGCGAATGGACGCTCGTCGACGCAGGCGACCTCGTTGTCCATGTTATGCTCCCTGCCGTGCGCGACTTCTACGACATCGACACCTTGTGGGGCGGAGAAAAACCGAGTTTCCACGCCGGTATGCAAAAACCTTGGCACGCCGCCGACTAA
- the nadD gene encoding nicotinate-nucleotide adenylyltransferase, producing the protein MKNIGLFGGTFDPIHNGHLHIARAFADEIGLDLVVFLPAGDPYHKDSTRTPAQERLNMVELAIADEPKFAASDCDIVRDGATYTFDTVQIFRQQFPGAQLWWLMGSDSLMQLHTWKKWQTLVRQTHIAIAMRQGDNLNKTPRELHAWLGEALQNGSVRILNAPLHNTSSTQIRADLAKTHHSDGLPQPVAQYIRQHKLYEK; encoded by the coding sequence ATGAAAAACATCGGATTATTCGGCGGCACGTTTGACCCCATCCACAACGGCCACCTCCACATCGCCCGCGCCTTCGCCGACGAAATCGGTTTGGACCTTGTCGTCTTCCTGCCGGCAGGCGACCCGTACCACAAAGACAGCACGCGCACGCCGGCACAAGAGCGCCTCAATATGGTCGAACTCGCCATCGCCGACGAGCCGAAATTCGCCGCCAGCGACTGCGACATCGTCCGCGACGGCGCGACTTATACGTTTGACACCGTCCAAATCTTCCGCCAGCAGTTTCCCGGCGCGCAACTGTGGTGGCTGATGGGCAGCGACAGCCTGATGCAGCTGCACACATGGAAAAAATGGCAAACCCTCGTGCGCCAGACCCATATCGCCATCGCCATGCGCCAAGGCGACAACCTCAACAAAACCCCGCGCGAATTGCACGCATGGCTCGGCGAAGCACTGCAAAACGGCAGCGTCCGCATCCTCAACGCGCCGCTGCACAACACCAGCTCCACCCAAATCCGTGCTGATCTCGCCAAAACGCACCATTCAGATGGCCTGCCGCAACCCGTCGCCCAATACATCCGCCAACACAAACTCTATGAAAAATAG
- a CDS encoding beta-class carbonic anhydrase yields MSELTDILSYNQRFVESGEYEKYFTNKYPGRELAILSCMDARIIELLPNALGLKNGDAKLIKNAGALVTHPWGSVMRSLLVAVFELKVKEIMVIAHHDCGMRGLHAEEFLQRVHDSNIPDDRIETLRNAGIDLDGWLTGFDDVEDSVRHTVELIRKHPLMPDNIAIHGLVIHPTTGKLNLIVDGSLPASDGQNI; encoded by the coding sequence ATGAGTGAATTGACCGATATCCTTTCCTACAACCAACGTTTCGTTGAATCGGGAGAGTACGAAAAATATTTCACCAATAAATACCCCGGCCGCGAGCTCGCCATTCTTTCCTGTATGGACGCACGCATTATCGAATTGCTGCCCAATGCCTTGGGCTTGAAAAACGGCGATGCCAAGCTCATCAAAAACGCCGGCGCGCTGGTGACCCACCCTTGGGGTTCGGTGATGCGCAGTTTGTTGGTGGCCGTATTTGAACTCAAAGTGAAAGAAATCATGGTCATTGCACACCACGACTGCGGTATGCGCGGATTGCACGCCGAAGAGTTCCTCCAACGCGTACACGACAGCAATATCCCCGACGACCGCATCGAAACCCTGCGCAATGCCGGTATCGATTTGGACGGCTGGCTGACCGGTTTTGATGATGTCGAAGACAGCGTGCGCCATACCGTCGAGCTGATTCGCAAACATCCGCTGATGCCCGACAACATCGCCATCCACGGCCTGGTCATCCACCCGACCACAGGCAAGCTCAACTTGATTGTTGACGGCAGCTTGCCTGCTTCAGACGGCCAAAACATCTAA
- a CDS encoding NUDIX hydrolase has protein sequence MSQSFRFEQVFTPDIHDALWDWAQTSYGASDDWCILYLNGLPLGRLNPLWRERLGQDWTGRQAPLSDGLNLETDSWAEMGDSLQTLAQQWRECGWLKGWRCEKFDICDQSGKPLCALERAAFRPFGLMSQAVHLNGLVETEDGLRFWIGRRSPHKAVDPNKLDNLTGGGISSGERPSEAVCREGEEEAGIPASLTPHIRPTAQIYSLRPVNRGVHNEILYIFDIVLPEDFQPANQDGEVAGFELMDIPTLLDAMLCGHMMHDAQLVTIEACRRYGLIDPKHPLSAWLDSIRCRPHF, from the coding sequence ATGTCTCAGTCTTTCCGTTTTGAACAAGTATTCACACCCGATATCCACGACGCATTGTGGGATTGGGCGCAAACAAGCTATGGCGCATCCGACGATTGGTGCATTCTGTATCTCAACGGCCTGCCTTTAGGCCGTCTGAACCCGTTATGGCGCGAACGCCTCGGACAAGATTGGACAGGCAGACAGGCACCCCTTTCAGACGGCCTGAATTTGGAAACCGACAGTTGGGCAGAAATGGGCGACAGTTTGCAAACGCTGGCGCAACAGTGGCGCGAGTGCGGTTGGCTCAAAGGTTGGCGCTGTGAAAAGTTCGACATCTGCGACCAGTCGGGCAAGCCTTTATGTGCACTCGAACGCGCCGCCTTCCGCCCGTTCGGCCTGATGAGTCAGGCAGTGCATTTGAACGGATTGGTCGAAACAGAAGACGGTTTGCGCTTTTGGATAGGCCGCCGCAGTCCGCACAAAGCCGTTGATCCGAACAAACTCGACAACCTGACCGGCGGCGGTATCAGCAGCGGCGAGAGGCCGTCTGAAGCCGTCTGCCGCGAGGGCGAAGAAGAAGCTGGTATTCCCGCTTCTCTGACACCCCATATCCGACCGACTGCCCAAATATATAGTTTGCGCCCCGTTAATCGCGGTGTCCACAACGAAATCCTGTATATTTTCGACATCGTCCTGCCCGAAGACTTCCAACCCGCCAACCAAGACGGCGAAGTTGCCGGTTTTGAACTGATGGACATCCCCACCCTGCTCGATGCCATGTTGTGCGGACACATGATGCACGATGCCCAGCTGGTCACGATCGAAGCCTGCCGTCGATACGGCCTGATCGACCCCAAACATCCGCTGTCCGCATGGCTCGACAGCATCCGTTGCCGACCCCATTTTTAA
- a CDS encoding ABC transporter ATP-binding protein has protein sequence MLQLKNINKRFGSKTVAQDINLNVEAGKILAVLGRSGCGKSTLLKTIVGLVRPDSGEVWLNGDNITDMPSEKRNISLMFQDYALLPHLTALDNVGFGLKMRRLPKAEIEEQSMQALRDIGLEHEAQRKPESLSGGEQQRLALARALITRPSLLLLDEAFSSLDTHLRHHLRTLTAERIRSQNIPAILVTHSAEEACTMADTIAIMHEGRILQHGTPETLIRRPVNAQAALLLGLANTDDTRYIPQHAIRFNPNGTAVRISEAVPLAEGIRLTLAHPQYGDLIWYPHADHDTDKPQTGQEIRISVDENQIVWFD, from the coding sequence ATGTTGCAACTCAAAAACATCAACAAACGCTTCGGCAGCAAAACCGTTGCCCAAGACATTAATCTAAACGTCGAAGCAGGCAAAATCCTCGCCGTACTCGGCCGATCCGGCTGCGGCAAATCCACCCTGCTCAAAACCATCGTCGGCCTGGTGCGTCCCGACAGCGGCGAAGTCTGGCTCAACGGCGACAACATCACTGACATGCCGTCTGAAAAGCGCAATATCTCGCTGATGTTTCAAGACTACGCCCTTTTGCCGCATTTAACCGCCCTCGACAACGTCGGCTTCGGCCTCAAAATGCGCCGCCTGCCCAAAGCCGAAATCGAAGAACAATCCATGCAAGCCTTGCGCGACATCGGTTTGGAACACGAAGCGCAACGCAAACCCGAAAGCCTCTCCGGCGGCGAACAGCAACGCCTCGCCCTCGCACGCGCCCTCATCACGCGCCCGTCACTGTTGCTCTTGGACGAAGCCTTCTCCAGCCTCGACACCCACCTGCGCCACCACCTGCGCACCCTGACCGCCGAACGCATCCGCAGTCAAAACATCCCCGCCATCCTCGTGACCCACTCCGCCGAGGAAGCCTGCACCATGGCCGACACCATCGCCATCATGCACGAAGGCCGCATCCTCCAACACGGCACGCCGGAAACCCTTATCCGCCGCCCCGTCAACGCCCAAGCCGCCCTGCTGCTCGGTTTGGCCAACACCGACGACACACGCTACATCCCCCAACACGCCATCCGATTCAACCCGAACGGCACAGCCGTCCGCATCAGCGAAGCCGTCCCCCTCGCCGAAGGCATACGCCTTACCCTCGCCCATCCGCAATACGGCGATTTGATTTGGTATCCCCACGCCGACCACGATACAGACAAACCGCAAACCGGACAGGAAATCCGCATCAGCGTGGATGAAAATCAGATTGTTTGGTTTGATTGA
- a CDS encoding valine--tRNA ligase translates to MLDKYNPAEIESKHYQNWEKQGYFQPDMDLTKPSFSIQLPPPNVTGTLHMGHAFNQTIMDGLTRYYRMKGCNTAWIPGTDHAGIATQIVVERQLAAQNVSRHDLGREKFLEKVWEWKEVSGGTITQQMRRVGCSADWTREYFTMDDVRAETVTEVFVRLFEQGLIYRGKRLVNWDPVLGTAVSDLEVESVEEQGSMWHIRYPLADNPAEAVIVATTRPETLLGDVAVAVNPEDERYTHLIGKELILPLTGRTIPVIADEYVEKDFGTGCVKITPAHDFNDYEVGKRHDTRLINVFDLEAKVLANAEVFNFKGEAQQGFALPEKYAGLDRFAARKQMVADLQEQGFLVEIKPHTLMTPKGDRTGSVIEPMLTSQWFVAMSATPNGGEPDSEFKGLSLADKAKKAVDSGAVRFIPENWVNTYNQWMNNIQDWCISRQLWWGHQIPAWYDEAGNVYVARNQEEAEKQAGKTGLTREEDVLDTWFSSALVPFSTLGWPSETDELKAFLPSNVLVTGYEIIFFWVARMIMMTTHFTGKVPFKDVYIHGIVRDHEGKKMSKSEGNVIDPVDLIDGIDLDKLLVKRTTGLRKPETAPKVEEATKKLFPEGIPSMGADALRFTMASYASLGRSVNFDFKRAEGYRNFCNKLWNATNFVLMNTEDKDCGQDEMQPLAFTFADQWIIGKLQQAEAAVAEAFETYRFDLAAQTLYEFVWNEYCDWYIELAKVQIQTGCPTTQRTTRRTLVRVLETILRLLHPIMPFITEELWQVVAPLANAKTADSIMLAAYPQADKEQIVQTAFDKMAALKDLVEEVRKLRGEMGIAPNVKAPLFVEGSAELEGLLKYLPSLTRLTEAKLVDSLPEAEDAPVAVCNGARLMLKVEIDKAAETARLSKEAEKLQKALDKLNAKLSKPGYTEKAPEHLVEKDKADLAELEDKMAKVEGQLAKLRG, encoded by the coding sequence ATGTTAGACAAATACAATCCAGCCGAAATCGAATCCAAACATTATCAAAACTGGGAAAAGCAGGGCTATTTCCAGCCTGATATGGATTTGACCAAACCGTCTTTCTCCATCCAACTGCCGCCGCCCAATGTAACCGGCACGCTGCACATGGGCCATGCCTTCAACCAAACCATCATGGACGGCCTGACCCGCTACTACCGCATGAAAGGCTGCAATACCGCCTGGATTCCGGGCACCGACCACGCGGGCATCGCCACGCAAATCGTGGTCGAGCGTCAACTTGCCGCGCAAAATGTGTCCCGTCATGACTTGGGCCGCGAAAAATTCTTGGAAAAAGTATGGGAATGGAAAGAAGTTTCCGGCGGCACGATTACCCAACAAATGCGCCGCGTGGGCTGCTCTGCCGACTGGACGCGCGAATATTTCACGATGGACGACGTGCGCGCCGAAACCGTGACCGAAGTGTTCGTGCGCCTTTTTGAACAAGGCTTGATTTACCGCGGCAAACGCTTGGTGAACTGGGATCCGGTATTGGGTACCGCAGTGTCTGATTTGGAAGTGGAAAGCGTGGAAGAACAAGGCTCTATGTGGCACATCCGCTATCCGCTGGCCGACAATCCCGCCGAAGCCGTTATCGTGGCGACCACCCGTCCTGAAACGCTGCTGGGCGACGTTGCCGTTGCCGTCAATCCTGAAGACGAACGTTACACCCACTTGATCGGCAAAGAATTGATCCTGCCGCTGACCGGCCGTACTATCCCCGTGATTGCCGACGAATACGTCGAAAAAGACTTTGGTACAGGCTGCGTGAAAATTACGCCTGCGCACGACTTCAACGACTACGAAGTCGGCAAACGCCACGACACGCGCCTGATTAATGTGTTCGATTTGGAAGCCAAAGTGCTGGCAAACGCCGAAGTGTTCAACTTCAAAGGCGAAGCGCAACAAGGCTTTGCCCTGCCTGAAAAATACGCAGGCTTAGACCGCTTTGCCGCGCGCAAACAAATGGTTGCCGATTTGCAGGAACAAGGTTTCTTGGTCGAAATCAAACCGCACACGCTGATGACGCCGAAAGGCGACCGTACCGGTTCGGTGATTGAGCCGATGCTGACCAGCCAATGGTTTGTCGCCATGTCCGCCACGCCAAACGGCGGCGAGCCTGACAGCGAATTCAAAGGCTTGAGCCTCGCCGACAAAGCAAAAAAAGCCGTCGACAGCGGCGCAGTGCGCTTTATCCCTGAAAACTGGGTCAACACCTACAACCAATGGATGAACAACATCCAAGACTGGTGTATCTCGCGCCAACTGTGGTGGGGCCATCAAATCCCTGCATGGTACGACGAAGCAGGCAATGTGTACGTCGCCCGCAATCAGGAAGAAGCCGAAAAACAAGCCGGCAAAACCGGTTTGACCCGCGAAGAAGACGTATTGGATACATGGTTCTCCTCCGCGCTCGTGCCGTTCTCCACACTCGGCTGGCCGTCTGAAACCGACGAACTCAAAGCCTTCCTGCCGTCCAATGTCTTGGTTACGGGCTACGAAATCATCTTCTTCTGGGTGGCGCGTATGATTATGATGACCACCCACTTCACCGGCAAAGTACCGTTTAAAGACGTGTACATCCACGGCATCGTGCGCGACCACGAAGGCAAAAAAATGTCCAAATCCGAAGGCAACGTCATCGACCCCGTCGATTTGATTGACGGCATCGACTTGGACAAGCTGCTGGTGAAACGCACGACCGGTCTGCGCAAACCCGAAACCGCGCCGAAAGTGGAAGAAGCCACGAAAAAACTTTTCCCCGAAGGCATTCCGAGCATGGGCGCGGACGCCTTGCGCTTCACCATGGCGAGCTACGCCAGCTTGGGTCGTAGCGTCAACTTCGACTTCAAACGTGCCGAAGGTTACCGCAACTTCTGCAATAAATTGTGGAACGCCACCAACTTCGTGTTGATGAACACCGAAGACAAAGACTGCGGCCAAGACGAAATGCAGCCGTTGGCGTTTACCTTTGCCGACCAATGGATTATCGGCAAACTGCAACAAGCCGAAGCCGCCGTTGCCGAAGCCTTTGAAACCTACCGCTTCGACCTTGCCGCACAAACGCTGTACGAATTTGTGTGGAACGAATATTGCGACTGGTACATCGAGCTGGCAAAAGTGCAAATCCAAACCGGCTGCCCGACAACCCAGCGCACCACACGCCGCACCCTCGTGCGCGTACTCGAAACCATCCTGCGCCTGCTGCACCCAATCATGCCGTTCATTACCGAAGAGCTGTGGCAGGTCGTTGCGCCTCTGGCGAATGCCAAAACCGCCGACAGCATCATGTTGGCCGCCTATCCGCAAGCCGATAAAGAACAAATCGTTCAGACGGCCTTCGACAAAATGGCCGCATTGAAAGACTTGGTGGAAGAAGTGCGCAAACTGCGCGGCGAAATGGGTATCGCGCCAAACGTCAAAGCACCACTCTTCGTCGAAGGCAGCGCAGAACTCGAAGGCCTGCTCAAATATCTGCCGTCGCTGACCCGACTGACCGAAGCCAAGCTGGTGGACAGCCTGCCCGAAGCAGAAGACGCACCTGTCGCCGTCTGCAACGGCGCGCGCCTGATGCTGAAAGTCGAAATCGACAAAGCCGCCGAAACCGCCCGTTTGAGCAAAGAAGCCGAGAAGCTGCAAAAAGCCTTGGACAAACTCAACGCCAAACTCTCCAAACCCGGCTACACCGAAAAAGCCCCGGAGCATCTGGTGGAAAAAGACAAAGCCGATTTGGCGGAATTGGAAGATAAGATGGCGAAAGTGGAAGGGCAGTTGGCGAAGTTGAGAGGGTAA
- the zupT gene encoding zinc transporter ZupT codes for MPDFSMSNLAAAFSITLAAGLFTVLGSGLVMFSKTPNPRVLSFGLAFAGGAMVYVSLTEIFSKSSEAFAEIYDKDHAFAAATMAFLAGMGGIALIDRLVPNPHETLDAQDPSFQESKRRHIARVGMMAAFAITAHNFPEGLATFFATLENPAVGMPLALAIAIHNIPEGISIAAPVYFATRSRKKTVWACLLSGLAEPLGAALGYLVLQPFLSPAVFGSVFGVIAGVMVFLALDELLPAAKRYSDGHETVYGLTTGMAVIAVSLVLFHF; via the coding sequence CGTATTAGGCAGCGGTTTGGTGATGTTTTCCAAAACGCCCAATCCACGCGTGTTGTCGTTTGGTTTGGCATTTGCCGGCGGTGCGATGGTGTATGTTTCCCTGACGGAGATTTTCAGTAAATCCAGCGAGGCGTTTGCTGAAATTTATGATAAAGACCACGCGTTTGCGGCGGCGACCATGGCATTTTTGGCCGGGATGGGCGGCATCGCGCTGATTGACCGCCTGGTGCCGAACCCACATGAAACCTTGGACGCGCAAGACCCGTCGTTTCAAGAAAGCAAACGCCGCCATATCGCGCGAGTCGGCATGATGGCGGCGTTTGCGATTACGGCGCACAATTTCCCCGAAGGCTTGGCGACGTTTTTTGCCACCTTGGAAAATCCGGCGGTCGGGATGCCTTTGGCCTTGGCGATTGCCATCCATAATATTCCGGAGGGTATTTCCATCGCTGCGCCGGTTTATTTTGCCACCCGAAGCCGTAAGAAAACGGTATGGGCGTGTCTGTTATCCGGTTTGGCCGAGCCTTTGGGGGCGGCTTTGGGCTATTTGGTTTTGCAGCCGTTTTTGTCGCCTGCCGTTTTTGGCTCGGTGTTTGGCGTGATAGCCGGCGTGATGGTGTTTTTGGCGTTGGACGAGCTGCTGCCGGCCGCCAAACGCTATTCAGACGGCCACGAAACCGTTTACGGCCTGACAACGGGCATGGCGGTGATTGCCGTCAGCCTGGTATTGTTCCATTTTTAA